One genomic region from Nitrospirota bacterium encodes:
- a CDS encoding HAD-IC family P-type ATPase gives MRIQSLSKEELFRTFVTSERGLTEAEVRKRLGEYGRNEIREARKKPLWMKFFSQFTHFLAVLLWCAAVLSFISEYLHPGEGMITLGTAIVAVICINAVFTFVQEYRAEKALYALKKLLPFSVRVIRDGSEKEIHAGEVVPGDVVLLSEGDKIPADVRMIETSGFKVDNAPLTGESEPVLRNGGTFDGELLESPNIAFAGTTVVTGSAKAVAFATGMTTEFGRIAHLTSAVEAGISPLQKEIISATRLVSTIAAGVGICFFLLGFLIGRSFWDNFIFAIGLTVALIPEGLLPTMTLSLAMGSQRMAKRKALIKTLTSVETLGAVSVICTDKTGTLTQNKMAVKKILVNGTVVDFKDTNKSGISELFMIAYLCNNARIIDGQLKGDPTDVALLKSAKDTIGDFEAERIQEIPFD, from the coding sequence GTGAGAATCCAGAGCCTGTCAAAAGAAGAGTTGTTCAGGACTTTTGTTACTTCAGAGAGGGGACTGACTGAAGCAGAAGTAAGGAAGAGGCTTGGTGAGTATGGAAGGAACGAAATCAGGGAAGCAAGGAAAAAACCTCTCTGGATGAAATTCTTTTCACAGTTTACCCATTTCCTGGCTGTTCTCCTGTGGTGTGCTGCGGTTCTGAGTTTTATATCGGAATATTTGCATCCAGGTGAGGGCATGATAACGCTCGGCACTGCAATTGTAGCGGTGATATGTATTAATGCAGTGTTTACCTTTGTCCAGGAATATCGTGCGGAAAAAGCACTTTACGCACTGAAAAAACTTCTGCCTTTTTCTGTCAGGGTAATACGGGATGGCAGCGAAAAGGAAATCCATGCAGGAGAGGTTGTGCCAGGGGATGTCGTTCTCCTGTCGGAAGGAGACAAGATTCCTGCTGATGTAAGAATGATAGAAACATCCGGGTTTAAGGTCGATAACGCACCATTAACCGGAGAGTCAGAGCCGGTATTGCGAAATGGCGGGACCTTTGACGGTGAGCTTCTCGAGAGTCCCAATATCGCTTTTGCCGGCACAACCGTCGTCACCGGCTCTGCAAAAGCAGTTGCATTTGCTACAGGGATGACGACCGAGTTCGGACGCATTGCACATCTGACAAGCGCAGTCGAGGCAGGAATCAGCCCGCTCCAGAAAGAGATTATCAGCGCAACAAGGCTTGTTTCCACAATTGCAGCAGGAGTCGGCATCTGCTTTTTTCTTCTCGGCTTTCTGATAGGAAGAAGTTTCTGGGATAACTTTATCTTTGCAATCGGCCTGACAGTTGCTCTTATTCCCGAAGGGCTGCTTCCGACCATGACTCTGTCCCTTGCTATGGGGAGTCAGAGGATGGCAAAGAGAAAGGCTTTGATAAAAACGCTTACCTCGGTCGAGACCCTCGGTGCAGTATCAGTGATCTGTACGGATAAGACAGGAACCCTCACACAGAATAAAATGGCTGTGAAAAAAATTCTGGTCAACGGAACTGTTGTTGACTTCAAAGATACAAATAAAAGTGGTATCTCAGAACTGTTCATGATTGCATACCTCTGTAACAATGCCAGAATCATAGACGGGCAGTTGAAAGGAGATCCTACAGACGTGGCATTGTTGAAGAGTGCGAAAGATACCATCGGAGATTTCGAAGCAGAGAGGATACAAGAGATCCCCTTTGATTAA
- the waaF gene encoding lipopolysaccharide heptosyltransferase II has product MYWFHTLKDSHGKLTRLQQPVMAKYRKRKVFKGFQSKCYNIFMFDSACKNLLVRGVNWIGDSVMTLPALKALKSALPDTRITLLVKPWVAAVFKNNPDIDEIISYENTHNGLWGKMKLASLLRRKHFCGSILLQNAFDAALIAFLAGIKKRVGYNRDGRGFLLTRAVPLPENEHHAHQIYYYLNLLEQSGMKAGYSVPYIHLTLNERMRARELLKSLRKPVLAINPGATYGSAKRWFPERFAEVATWFIGDTGGSVVLFGGNSEIDITDEIYKKVIPEVRTSGALLNMAGKTSLRDLIALISDCDAIVTNDSGPMHLAYAVRTPLVAIFGSTNPLTTGPPPEGFADESVVITPNVPCSPCFDRTCSRNDMLCMHAVTSDEVFYAVKKLLPDSPAVFFDRDGTLCRDTGYINSWEDFRIFPEIEHLRLLRGKGFKLIGVSNQSGIARGIVDETFVKDANSIFLAQYGFDDFYYCPHHPSDHCACRKPEPEMLFRARARHRIDLRRSFMVGDKEADMLLAKAAGALGILVQTGETKESPHADFIVKDLGEAVRVILEHRGISE; this is encoded by the coding sequence ATGTACTGGTTCCATACCCTGAAAGATTCACACGGGAAACTCACCCGACTGCAACAACCGGTCATGGCGAAATATCGAAAAAGAAAGGTTTTCAAAGGTTTCCAATCGAAATGTTACAATATTTTTATGTTCGACTCAGCCTGCAAAAATCTTCTTGTGCGCGGGGTTAACTGGATCGGTGACAGCGTGATGACGCTCCCTGCACTTAAGGCCCTGAAAAGTGCTCTGCCCGACACCAGGATTACCCTGCTCGTAAAACCATGGGTTGCCGCTGTCTTCAAAAACAACCCGGATATTGATGAAATAATCTCTTATGAGAACACTCACAATGGGCTGTGGGGGAAAATGAAGCTTGCAAGCCTGTTGCGCAGGAAGCATTTCTGCGGTTCGATACTCCTGCAAAATGCCTTTGACGCCGCCCTGATCGCGTTTCTTGCAGGGATAAAAAAAAGGGTGGGCTACAACAGGGACGGAAGGGGGTTTCTTCTCACCAGGGCTGTACCTCTGCCAGAGAATGAACACCATGCTCACCAGATTTATTATTACCTGAATCTTCTCGAACAGTCGGGGATGAAAGCCGGATATTCAGTCCCTTACATTCATCTCACACTCAATGAAAGAATGCGGGCAAGAGAACTGCTGAAAAGCCTGCGGAAGCCTGTTCTCGCCATCAATCCAGGAGCAACCTATGGCTCAGCAAAGAGATGGTTCCCGGAAAGGTTTGCGGAAGTTGCAACATGGTTCATAGGTGATACCGGCGGAAGTGTCGTGCTGTTCGGAGGAAATTCAGAAATCGATATAACCGACGAAATATATAAAAAAGTCATCCCTGAGGTTAGGACTTCAGGCGCTCTGCTGAATATGGCAGGGAAGACATCCCTGAGAGACCTCATCGCGCTCATCTCGGATTGTGATGCCATTGTCACCAATGACTCAGGCCCCATGCATCTTGCCTATGCAGTGAGGACTCCCCTGGTTGCGATATTCGGTTCCACCAATCCCCTGACGACAGGCCCTCCCCCCGAAGGGTTTGCGGATGAAAGCGTGGTGATAACCCCTAACGTGCCGTGCAGCCCGTGTTTCGATCGTACCTGCAGCCGCAACGATATGCTCTGCATGCATGCAGTCACATCGGACGAAGTTTTCTATGCCGTCAAAAAACTGCTTCCTGACAGCCCCGCGGTCTTTTTTGACAGAGACGGGACGCTCTGCAGAGATACGGGCTACATCAACTCCTGGGAAGACTTCCGGATTTTCCCCGAGATCGAACACCTGAGACTGCTCAGGGGAAAAGGGTTCAAGCTTATCGGTGTAAGCAATCAGTCAGGGATCGCGAGGGGCATCGTTGACGAGACGTTTGTAAAAGATGCCAACAGCATCTTTCTCGCGCAGTACGGGTTTGATGATTTTTACTATTGCCCCCATCATCCGTCTGACCATTGCGCGTGCAGGAAACCCGAACCTGAGATGCTTTTCCGGGCAAGGGCCCGACACAGAATTGACCTGAGGAGATCGTTCATGGTAGGAGACAAGGAAGCAGACATGCTCCTTGCAAAGGCAGCAGGCGCTTTGGGGATACTGGTACAGACAGGCGAAACAAAGGAATCCCCTCACGCCGATTTCATTGTGAAGGACCTCGGTGAGGCGGTAAGAGTTATTCTGGAACATCGCGGGATCTCTGAATGA
- a CDS encoding universal stress protein yields the protein MYRKILAGVNEFTNSETAARYAIALAKSCKASLSLVHITDDRTGKEAFMHAESALERLFLEAERHDVEVESVTERGNPREKIMKIVREKQIDIVFIATRREDVEKRFFVKSLARECIIKLPCSVAVVRAVRMGKALPKDILVP from the coding sequence ATGTACAGGAAAATCCTCGCCGGGGTAAACGAGTTTACCAATTCGGAGACAGCAGCGCGGTATGCGATAGCCCTTGCAAAATCCTGCAAGGCATCTCTCTCCCTTGTGCATATTACTGACGACAGGACAGGAAAGGAGGCTTTCATGCATGCTGAATCAGCACTGGAAAGGCTTTTTCTTGAAGCGGAAAGGCACGATGTGGAAGTCGAAAGTGTCACTGAGAGAGGGAACCCGCGTGAAAAGATCATGAAAATCGTCAGGGAGAAACAGATTGATATTGTGTTTATTGCAACGCGAAGGGAGGATGTCGAAAAGAGATTTTTCGTGAAGAGCCTTGCAAGGGAATGTATCATCAAGTTGCCGTGCTCAGTAGCAGTGGTCAGAGCGGTACGCATGGGCAAGGCATTGCCAAAGGATATTCTCGTTCCTTAG
- a CDS encoding cation transporting ATPase C-terminal domain-containing protein, whose translation MTTVHLIPSLPGSEKKPLPFKANERGKYVVLTKGAMENILPLCTHIYIDGDERYLDGDLKEGVISACNSFMDMGLRVISFAYKSFAHANTLHSVSGLVSTDIETDMVFAGLIGLEDPPRAEVPEAVRKCSEAGIRIIMITGDGSRTAVAIAREIGLVEGTPTVIEGHDFNQMGDAELRTRLAGKEVIFASNIPEAVPYLAYIMFRIPLPLTVVQILAVDLGTDMLPALALGAEKPTPDVMHQPPRKLHERLLNPPLIFRAYFFLGPIEAIACMSGFFYVLFQGGWIWGTVPPADNMLYLQATSACLTAIIITQIGNVFACRSSRESLLHIGFLSNRLIFAGIAVTLLLQLFIVYHPFGNEIFGTAPLRYDVWMFLVPFSFLLLAAEELRKVYIRKRHLA comes from the coding sequence ATGACTACTGTCCATCTGATCCCTTCATTGCCAGGTTCAGAGAAGAAACCGCTGCCTTTTAAGGCAAATGAGAGAGGTAAATATGTTGTACTTACAAAAGGCGCTATGGAGAATATTTTGCCCTTGTGTACCCATATATATATTGATGGTGATGAGAGATATCTGGACGGAGACCTGAAAGAAGGAGTTATTAGTGCCTGCAATTCTTTTATGGATATGGGATTGAGGGTCATCTCATTTGCCTACAAATCTTTCGCGCATGCGAATACCCTACATTCTGTTTCCGGTCTTGTGAGCACGGACATTGAAACAGATATGGTATTTGCCGGATTGATCGGACTTGAAGATCCGCCGAGGGCAGAAGTGCCTGAAGCAGTCAGGAAATGCAGTGAAGCTGGGATAAGGATAATCATGATTACCGGTGACGGGAGCAGGACAGCGGTTGCAATTGCAAGAGAAATTGGACTGGTGGAAGGCACGCCAACGGTTATCGAAGGCCATGATTTCAATCAGATGGGTGATGCAGAACTGAGAACAAGACTTGCCGGTAAAGAGGTCATTTTTGCATCCAATATTCCCGAAGCAGTGCCATATCTTGCCTATATCATGTTCAGAATCCCCCTTCCTCTGACGGTCGTTCAGATACTTGCGGTTGACCTCGGGACAGATATGCTTCCGGCATTGGCGCTCGGTGCCGAGAAACCCACACCGGATGTCATGCATCAGCCACCGAGAAAGTTACATGAGCGGCTTCTGAATCCGCCTCTGATTTTCAGGGCATATTTTTTCCTCGGTCCTATAGAGGCCATTGCCTGCATGTCCGGATTCTTCTATGTCCTGTTTCAGGGAGGGTGGATCTGGGGAACAGTACCTCCGGCTGATAACATGCTCTATCTGCAGGCAACGTCTGCATGCCTGACTGCAATAATAATTACACAGATAGGAAATGTCTTCGCTTGCCGTTCATCCCGGGAGTCTTTATTGCATATCGGATTTTTGTCGAACAGGCTCATATTCGCCGGGATTGCAGTAACACTCCTGCTGCAGCTGTTTATTGTGTATCATCCGTTCGGAAATGAAATATTCGGCACAGCTCCCCTTCGTTACGACGTCTGGATGTTTCTCGTTCCGTTCAGTTTTCTGTTGCTGGCTGCAGAAGAACTGAGGAAAGTTTATATAAGAAAGAGACATCTCGCATAA
- a CDS encoding alginate export family protein, translated as MKKIFLFIFSLAACSLLCIGDSPEAADYTPYKYGTTFLEGKLTFGGRIRVRQEYLSNYYIPQNQVDDDLTLSQTRLYVDVQPVKGLGINLTLEDARDFSEPHPYKPLVPYAYDTPLDIQQAYVYYVPDNAPYSVWAGRREISYLKHRLIGTTYGWGNKIIAYDGFTMTYTHEQFIFDLAYLNRVAPQHGRDVFQHDWFDSPNDTFVAWLTFNKINPYGKIDAYVIVDSREKDVEVYTCGLRAYGAIGSLNYDINGTLQQGDALVHGDMQDRAAAAFYLDVWYPFDTSLKPTLGLEYFMATGDSDPAGGKYETFDQLYATPHYSYGYMDLFGWQNMHDLNIKASVVPLENMKLMASLHSFWLYANEDNWYNAYKGIQRTGDRNAGKFVGNEIDLICYYDFMKHLQFIGTYGHFFAGDFVDDTGPSKDADFVSLELKFEF; from the coding sequence ATGAAAAAAATCTTTCTGTTCATTTTTTCTCTGGCGGCATGTTCTCTGCTGTGTATCGGTGATTCTCCCGAAGCAGCGGATTACACGCCATACAAGTACGGCACAACCTTTCTTGAAGGAAAGCTCACGTTCGGCGGGAGAATCAGGGTCAGGCAGGAATACCTGAGCAATTACTATATTCCCCAGAATCAGGTTGATGATGACCTTACCCTGTCTCAGACGAGACTGTATGTGGATGTTCAGCCTGTGAAGGGATTAGGGATTAATCTTACACTTGAAGATGCGCGGGACTTCTCAGAACCGCATCCTTACAAGCCGCTGGTTCCGTATGCGTATGATACCCCGCTGGATATTCAGCAGGCCTATGTCTATTATGTGCCCGATAATGCCCCATACTCTGTGTGGGCCGGGAGAAGAGAGATTTCATATCTCAAGCACAGACTCATTGGCACGACATATGGATGGGGGAATAAAATTATTGCATATGACGGTTTCACCATGACATACACACATGAACAATTCATCTTCGATCTCGCTTATCTGAACAGGGTCGCACCCCAGCATGGAAGAGACGTTTTCCAGCATGACTGGTTCGATTCACCGAATGACACCTTCGTTGCATGGCTTACGTTCAACAAGATCAACCCATATGGAAAAATTGATGCATATGTTATTGTCGACAGCCGTGAAAAAGATGTGGAGGTTTATACCTGTGGCCTGAGGGCCTACGGTGCAATCGGGTCTCTGAACTATGATATTAATGGAACACTCCAGCAGGGAGATGCTCTCGTACACGGAGATATGCAGGACAGGGCCGCAGCCGCTTTCTATCTCGATGTCTGGTATCCTTTTGATACTTCGCTAAAACCGACTCTCGGCCTTGAATATTTCATGGCTACGGGTGATTCTGATCCGGCCGGCGGCAAGTATGAAACATTTGACCAGCTCTACGCAACACCTCATTATTCATATGGCTACATGGACCTGTTTGGATGGCAGAATATGCATGATCTCAACATAAAGGCCTCCGTTGTGCCTCTAGAGAATATGAAACTTATGGCATCGCTGCATTCTTTCTGGTTGTATGCCAATGAAGACAACTGGTATAACGCGTACAAGGGTATTCAGAGAACAGGTGACAGGAATGCCGGAAAATTTGTCGGCAATGAGATCGACCTTATCTGTTATTATGACTTCATGAAGCACCTGCAGTTTATAGGGACATACGGGCATTTCTTTGCGGGAGATTTTGTGGATGATACCGGGCCCAGCAAAGACGCTGACTTCGTCTCACTGGAACTGAAATTCGAGTTCTGA